The Elaeis guineensis isolate ETL-2024a chromosome 5, EG11, whole genome shotgun sequence DNA segment TAAACAACGTGTTTGCTGCTGGGAAAGGAACGGCGCGAGACCTGAGGTTAGGGGGCCCCACTGGGTGTATTTATTGACATGTGCTGTATTAAAAGGCGGGGGTAAAGagggaataaaattaaaaaatttaaggaAAAGCAGAGAAAGGGTCAGGATTCTTGTGGCTTAAGCCGGTAGTCACCCTTCCATAAATACACCCCCACCCAAGGCATTAACGAGCATCCCCATCCACAACCTCAAATTCCCAAAATACTCCCGCATCAAAAGTGGTCCAGCAAATGAACGGCTCTGATTGGTGGAGCCGCGAGGGCATTTTGGGAAATAAGACGGAGCCGCATTAAAGAAGGGATGCTTTTCTTTACTTACTACGCTCGCTCTGTTTCTTTTCTCTTCGGTGGTTGGACCCCGTGAGGGGAGAGCGGTCACCACCGGTGAGCGCTGTAGCTTTTACCGCCTGGGCCCCGTCGGgatatctttattttatatcGCTCTCACTCTCGCtcgctttctttatttttttttggcttggTGAGGTTGGGGGTGTGGGAAGGCATCTTGCCAGCGAGGAAGTTGAAGGATCGAAGCTTTCCATGAAAGGGAAagcgggagagagaaagagagagaaggaggggtcAAAGCTGGCATTTTTCCCTCTTCGGTTTTTGGGGGAGTTGGGTCTCGCCCTTATTAATGCCTCCGATTGGAAGTGAGAGAGGAGTGAAATCCTAGAGAGAGGTGTGGGGTTTTTGAGCTTTGCTTTGTGTTTTTGGATTGGAGAGGGGCGGGAAGGTGATGCTTTGGGGACAATGTCGGGCTCGCCTTCTCTGTCCGCGGAGAAGAAGCACTGGTGGCTGAGCAACAGGAAGGTGGGTGAAGCGTTTCGGCTTTCCCTCGGTTTTCTACGGATTTTTGGCTCGGATGTGGAGGTTTTTGGGTCGGGGTGAAGCCACTGGTCTTGTTCTTTGAGAGAAATCAGGCATTGGTCTTGTTTTGGGCTTTTTTGGGTGGTTGATGAGTTTGGATTCTGGGGGTGGTGTTTGCTTTCTTCGATGTGTTTGGCAACCTGGTTTGGAGTTTCTTGTTGGGGTTGGATCCTTCGGTGAATAGGAGAACCTATCTTCGATGTGTTTGGCAACCTGGTTTGGAGTTTCTTGTTGGGGTTGGATCCTTCGGTGAATAGGAGAAGCTATGTTAAAAATTTCTGCTTTAGTTTCGAGCAGTCTCTGTTTTGTTTTGGTTTGGCTTCAACTACTATTTCTGTCAACATAACAGAAGGACGCTTTTCTATTCTTatcacttttcttttttctttttttcctatttATTTCTTAATAAATTCCTGCATTTCTCTTCAAGTTTTTACCCCACAATAGTATTATATTTCTGCAAATTCTTCAGAGAAGAAAAGAATGCAATGCTTCGTTGTCATTAAGTTCTCTAAATATCTGCTACTAGCACATAGAAGTAGAATGGTTTTATGGTGTCTTCCAAGGCCATCCAAGTCTTCTGCATTTATCTTCTGTCTAAAAGCTAGGCGAGAGGAAACGAAATccagatttcaaaattaaatcttttcgATCATTGTCGCTATCATACAAGCCTCGTTTCTCTTTCATTCTTTTCGATCGTTTAACTGCgtgtattttaaataaaaatccaaACTTTCCTCAGTTTTCTTGCACATTTCTTAAAAAACTCGCAGTTACTGGGGAGACTTTTGCATCCAATACCCTTCTCGGAGTTTTTTCTTAGCTTTCCGAGGACAGCACGAATCAAAATCTaatctttttctctctatttcgACTCTCGAACTCTTCCTCAGATCGTCGACAAGTACGTCAGAGACGCCCGATCCCTCATTGCGACGCAGGAGCCATCCGATGTCTCCGCCGCCGTGGCCCTCCTCGACGCCGCCCTCGCCCTCTCCCCGCGCTTGGAGGTGGCGCTGGAGCTTAAGGCCCGATCCCTCCTCTTCCTCCGCCGCTTCCGGGAGGTGGCGGACATGCTCCAGGATTACATCCCCGGCTACAAGATGGCTCCCGACGACGACGACTCTTCCTCCCTCGGCTCCTCCTCCGCCGACCGCTCCGCCTCCCACCCCCTCTCCCGGGAGCGCGCCAAGCTTCTCGCCCCCCACCGCGAGCGCTCCGATGGCTGCCGCTCGCTCCGCTGCTTTTCCGTCTCCGACCTCAAGCGCAAGTTTCTCGCCAGCCTCTCCAAGAGTTGCGAGAAGGAAGGCCAGTGGAGGTAACCTCACCACGCCCCTTCAGTCCTTCTCACTTGGGCTATAATTGGATCCTGGTTAAAGTTGGTCTTTATGCTTAACTGGACCACTAATAATTAGGTCGGCCCACTCTATCACCATCAATGCCTGTAATAATTCATTAATTTCTGTTGAAAAAATTGATTATTCTAACTAGTTATCACTTATCAGGAAAACCAgctgtccaaattttttttttattttaactttcTTTTAAGGGGGAAAAAAAGGAAACAGGGTAGTATTTGGAATCTTGGAAACTTGAGGCAGCGATCACAGAGGACAATGTCATAGGTCACAGGAGAATCCAACGCAAACCATGCTAGATTTCCTGACCACAAAACAAATAGATTTCCTGACCACAAAACAAAGGATCCGCTAACCCGGCCTTCCAAATTACCAAAGTAACCTTGGACAATGGAAGTACTATAAGGGCAATACCGTCATTTAAGCTTGAACATTTTGTCACATCCCATCTATCATGGCATAATTTTATCCAATTTCCCACTGCAAGCGAACTGTCCTTACTCGGCTTATCACCGAACCCGCCGGTCCAACGGAACCGCATGGGCTTTTAAGGTTCTTTGGTATGTTTCACCGCCTAGTAAGCTCACCTCTTCTTTTATATTTTGCTTCCAGGTATTTGGTTTTGGGCCAGGCCTGCTGCCATTTGGGCCTGATGGAGGACGCCATGGTTCTCCTCCAGACCGGCCGCCGCCTCGCCTCCGCCGCCTTCCGCCGCGAAAGCGTCTGCTGGTCCGACGACAGCTTCACCTTCTCCACTGCCCGCTCCTCCGTCTCCGCCGCCACGTCCTCCACCCCTCCCCCGCCACCCACCCCTCCGCCATCCGAGTCCGAGTCCGCCTCCCACCTTTTAACTCATATCAAGCTCCTCCTCCGCCGCCGGGCCGCCGCGCTGGCCGCCCTGGACGCCGGCATTCCCGCGGAGGCCGTCCGCCACTTCTCTAAGATCCTCGACAGCCGCCGGGGCGTCCCCCAAGCATTCGCCGCCGCCTGCTTTATCGGCCGCGCTGCCGCCTACCGCGCTGCCGGCCGCCTCGCGGATGCCATCACCGACTGCAACCGCGCCCTCGCCCTCGACACGACCTCCATCCCTGCCCTACGCGCTCGCGCCGACCTCCTCGAATCCGTCCGGGCTCTCCCGGACTGCCTCCGGGACCTCGACCACCTCAAGCTCCTATATGACTCCATTCTCCGGGACCGCAAGCTCCCAGGCCCCCCGTGGAGGCCCCACAACGATGTCCGCTACCGCGACATCCCGCCTGCCACCGAGCTCTCACCGCTCGAATTCAGCAGCTCCGAGGTCGGGTGGCGGCGGGGGAAGGATCCAACGTGGACTACTATGCATTAATTGGTGTCCGGCGGGGTTGCACACGGTCGGAATTGGAGCGCGCCCACCTATTGCTCTCATTGAAGCACAAGCCCGACAAGTCGGCGGGGTTCATCGACCGGTTGGAGTTCGCCGACGATTACCGGGATTTAGATGAAGTCAAAGACCAAGCCAAGATGTCAGCTTTGATACTCTATAGGATGTTACAGAAGGGGTATGCTAGCATTATGGCGGCAGTGATGGATGAGGAGGCTGCCGAGAAGCAGAGGGCCAAGGAGgcggccgccgccgccgccgccgccgcggcAGCGGCGATACAAGCAGCGGCGGCAACAACGGTTGTGTCGGGATCGGAGAAGGTGAAGGTAGAGAGGGGTTCGGGTTCGAAGGAGTGCGGCGTTGGTGCGGAGAAGGCGGCGCCGGTGTCGGCGTTCCAAGGGGTGTTCTGCCGGGACATGGCGGTGGTGGGAAGCTTGCTGTCGCAAGTGGGGTTCAACAGGGCGATTCCGGTGAAGTATGAGGCGCTGAGCTGCTGAAGATGCcatggagggaaggagagggggatGGGATATGAATTGTTGGGTAATAATGTACAGGGGGAATTGGGAGGGAAATTTTGTCAAAGTCTCTTGTTACAGTGCAGCTAGTTTTCTCTTTTGGCTTCTTTAGTTTAGCTGTTCTTTTCTACTGTCAATGAAGTCTATTGTTGTTATAATTTCTCCATGCTTGTACAGTGAagctctttatgaaattttaatgcTTTCATGGTAGTACAAATGTTCACTTGAAGAGAATGACATCAACCTATGAGGGTAAATCAACTTTTGGGTTGAAGCGTGTGACTTCATCCTTTCACTAATATGGGAAAGACTAACATAGTTGATTGTGTGGTCCAAAATTCCTGAATGTGGCTACTACCTTCATGGTTCAACTTGTATAAAAATAAGGTAATGGCTTCTCTCATGAATGACATCACTAGAGATATGCTTCCTATGGAAGCTTTAGTTCTAATTAAGGTTGAAACGTCATACTGTTACCCTTTCATGAATGACATCGCATTTGTATATCTCTGATCATCAGCATATTTCCACAATCCGTAAGGAGTCGGCAGTTTCTCTTTCTACCAAGCTCCGATGGAGATATGCCAGGTATATGATTGCCAGAAGATGGACAATTAAAGAAGTGTTGGTAACATGATGCTACTAACTCAAATCGATCATAACATGCTACAAGATGGATGTTCTTACTCTGAAAGAAACCACCAAACTCAATTAATTGACACCACAGTTTGAGAGCAACAGCACTGAGCTCCCATCCAATGAGAAGCCTCTCACGTTCCAATGCTGCAGGAATTCTCTGGGAGTACCGGATAAGGGGGACCAATGCTTTGCTTCAGCGTTTTCCCAGCAGCAAAATTTGCGAAAGCTACCATTCAACCCGTACGCACGCCCATGCCCCCATGGCATTGGTCCCAAAAACCGTGCTGCCACGGCTTTAGA contains these protein-coding regions:
- the LOC105045059 gene encoding LOW QUALITY PROTEIN: uncharacterized protein (The sequence of the model RefSeq protein was modified relative to this genomic sequence to represent the inferred CDS: inserted 1 base in 1 codon); amino-acid sequence: MSGSPSLSAEKKHWWLSNRKIVDKYVRDARSLIATQEPSDVSAAVALLDAALALSPRLEVALELKARSLLFLRRFREVADMLQDYIPGYKMAPDDDDSSSLGSSSADRSASHPLSRERAKLLAPHRERSDGCRSLRCFSVSDLKRKFLASLSKSCEKEGQWRYLVLGQACCHLGLMEDAMVLLQTGRRLASAAFRRESVCWSDDSFTFSTARSSVSAATSSTPPPPPTPPPSESESASHLLTHIKLLLRRRAAALAALDAGIPAEAVRHFSKILDSRRGVPQAFAAACFIGRAAAYRAAGRLADAITDCNRALALDTTSIPALRARADLLESVRALPDCLRDLDHLKLLYDSILRDRKLPGPPWRPHNDVRYRDIPPATXALTARIQQLRGRVAAGEGSNVDYYALIGVRRGCTRSELERAHLLLSLKHKPDKSAGFIDRLEFADDYRDLDEVKDQAKMSALILYRMLQKGYASIMAAVMDEEAAEKQRAKEAAAAAAAAAAAAIQAAAATTVVSGSEKVKVERGSGSKECGVGAEKAAPVSAFQGVFCRDMAVVGSLLSQVGFNRAIPVKYEALSC